A DNA window from Hydractinia symbiolongicarpus strain clone_291-10 chromosome 6, HSymV2.1, whole genome shotgun sequence contains the following coding sequences:
- the LOC130647775 gene encoding S-methyl-5'-thioadenosine phosphorylase-like → MGTLKVGIIGGSGLNDPKILHEKTEKSMTTPYGEPSSVLTLGQIEGVDVVLLARHGKGHDINPSQINYRANIWALKAEGCTHILATNACGSLRQEYKVGDLIILDQFIDRTFLRHNTFYSGNKEDPKGVLHIPMGHPFCEETRKVMIAATKELAFDFHEAGTMVIIEGPRFSTKAESKMFALWGGDLVGMTTVPEVTLAKEAGICYSSVAMVTDYDAWKDEDHVTVEQVYQTLKKNADKATKVLIKAVSLLSKRDWTKVIEANKKMISSGIM, encoded by the coding sequence atgGGCACACTGAAAGTCGGCATCATCGGTGGTTCAGGGTTAAATGATCCAAAGATTCTTCATGAGAAAACGGAGAAGAGTATGACCACACCGTATGGAGAACCGTCATCCGTCTTAACGCTCGGACAAATTGAAGGTGTCGACGTGGTCTTACTTGCTAGACATGGTAAAGGTCATGACATCAACCCGTCGCAAATCAACTACCGTGCTAACATTTGGGCGCTGAAAGCCGAAGGATGTACTCATATCCTCGCAACAAACGCTTGTGGCTCACTGCGGCAAGAGTATAAAGTCGGCGATCTGATCATTTTGGATCAGTTTATCGACAGAACATTTTTACGGCATAATACGTTTTACTCTGGCAACAAGGAAGACCCGAAGGGTGTACTTCACATCCCAATGGGACATCCGTTTTGTGAAGAGACGAGAAAAGTCATGATAGCTGCCACGAAAGAGCTCGCCTTCGATTTCCACGAAGCGGGCACCATGGTCATTATCGAGGGACCGCGTTTTTCAACGAAAGCTGAAAGCAAGATGTTTGCGCTCTGGGGAGGAGACTTGGTTGGTATGACAACTGTTCCTGAGGTAACGTTAGCGAAAGAGGCTGGTATTTGCTACTCAAGTGTTGCCATGGTAACAGATTACGATGCTTGGAAGGATGAGGACCACGTAACAGTGGAGCAGGTTTATCAAACTCTAAAAAAGAATGCGGATAAAGCTACCAAAGTGTTAATTAAAGCAGTGTCTTTGTTGTCTAAGCGAGATTGGACCAAGGTAATCGAGGCAAACAAGAAAATGATTAGCAGCGGAATTATGTGA